The Zobellia alginiliquefaciens genome contains a region encoding:
- a CDS encoding transaldolase, producing the protein MNRNLLYLFFLFLGSCAAEKGSSTVFFAGEIVNPTSNHIVLLKGDMVIDSAELDEENRFSFSLDSISEGLYHFNHDPELQYVYLEKGDSLVVRLNTSDFDESLVFSGDGEELNNFLLEVFLAHEEESNSIRSMYRMDPTDFERNIDSLKKLKLDELDEIKNEGNLSEKELKIASASVNYNYNTYKEEYPFKHKRLTGKAILKELPSDFYDYRKDLIFNDKDLTYLRPYYNFMINHVGNMSFMTCSHACSIKNNVVKNQLHFNKHKLHIIDSLVQEKELRDNLFRYVAFDYLLKVHDSEENNEEFISGFRELSHNNRHMDEIDALYEGIKNIQPKKEIPNVSVTNTNGEVLTMKQIAAKNNKTVFYFWSATDRMHFDNINRRIAQLSAKKPEYSYVGINIKTNESNWKAMMEMSGLDQAKQYRSSDFEELTKSLIIYPLNKCIITDDKVIVDAFANVYTSF; encoded by the coding sequence ATGAATAGAAATTTACTCTACCTTTTTTTTCTTTTTCTAGGAAGTTGTGCTGCAGAAAAAGGTTCTTCTACTGTTTTTTTTGCTGGGGAAATTGTTAACCCCACAAGCAATCATATTGTTTTATTAAAAGGCGATATGGTTATTGACTCCGCTGAATTGGATGAAGAAAATCGATTTTCCTTTTCACTGGACTCTATTTCCGAAGGACTTTATCATTTTAATCATGACCCGGAATTGCAGTATGTATATCTAGAAAAAGGAGATAGTTTAGTGGTGCGCTTAAACACTTCTGATTTTGATGAGTCTTTAGTCTTTTCCGGTGACGGAGAAGAACTCAATAACTTTCTTTTAGAAGTCTTCCTAGCACATGAAGAAGAGTCTAATTCCATTCGTTCTATGTATAGAATGGATCCAACAGATTTTGAAAGGAATATTGATTCCCTAAAAAAACTAAAGTTAGATGAACTGGATGAAATTAAAAATGAGGGTAATCTTTCCGAAAAAGAACTGAAAATTGCCAGCGCCAGTGTAAACTACAATTACAACACGTATAAAGAAGAATATCCTTTTAAGCACAAAAGACTTACGGGCAAGGCAATACTTAAAGAACTACCTTCCGACTTTTACGATTACAGAAAAGATTTGATTTTCAATGATAAGGACTTAACTTACTTAAGGCCTTATTACAATTTTATGATCAACCATGTTGGCAATATGTCTTTCATGACCTGTTCCCATGCATGCAGCATTAAGAATAATGTTGTTAAGAACCAGCTTCATTTTAACAAACACAAACTTCACATTATAGATAGCCTTGTGCAAGAGAAAGAGCTGAGGGACAACCTGTTTAGATATGTAGCTTTTGATTATTTATTGAAGGTGCATGACTCCGAAGAAAACAATGAAGAGTTTATTAGTGGTTTCCGAGAGCTAAGCCATAATAATAGGCACATGGATGAAATAGATGCCCTGTACGAAGGTATTAAGAACATTCAGCCTAAAAAAGAAATACCCAACGTATCTGTTACAAACACCAATGGGGAGGTTCTAACTATGAAGCAAATTGCGGCAAAAAACAATAAGACGGTTTTCTACTTTTGGTCCGCTACGGATAGAATGCATTTTGATAATATCAATAGAAGAATTGCCCAACTATCCGCAAAAAAACCTGAGTACTCTTACGTAGGCATTAACATTAAAACTAATGAATCCAATTGGAAGGCAATGATGGAGATGTCCGGTTTAGACCAAGCAAAACAATACCGTTCGTCAGATTTTGAAGAATTGACCAAGTCGCTTATCATTTACCCGCTCAACAAATGTATTATTACAGATGATAAGGTAATTGTAGATGCATTTGCCAACGTATACACATCGTTCTAA
- the fsa gene encoding fructose-6-phosphate aldolase yields the protein MKFFIDTANLDQIREAQELGVLDGVTTNPSLMAKEGISGRNNILKHYVDICNIVDGDVSAEVIATTFDEMVKEGEELAELHDQIVVKIPMIKDGVKALKYFSDKGIKTNCTLVFSAGQALLAAKAGATYVSPFIGRLDDISTDGLNLIAEIRHIYDNYAFETQILAASIRHTMHVIDCAKVGADVMTSGLSSITGLLKHPLTDSGLEKFLADYAKGN from the coding sequence CACCGCCAATTTGGATCAGATACGGGAAGCTCAAGAACTTGGTGTTCTTGATGGCGTTACAACCAACCCATCTTTAATGGCCAAAGAAGGCATTTCAGGACGAAATAATATATTGAAGCATTATGTAGACATTTGTAATATTGTTGATGGTGATGTTTCTGCTGAAGTTATTGCTACTACTTTTGATGAAATGGTTAAAGAAGGTGAGGAATTGGCTGAACTTCATGATCAGATTGTTGTGAAAATACCAATGATCAAAGACGGTGTAAAGGCATTAAAATATTTTTCCGATAAAGGAATCAAAACCAACTGTACGTTAGTTTTCTCAGCAGGACAGGCTTTGTTGGCTGCTAAAGCTGGAGCAACTTATGTTTCTCCATTTATTGGAAGGTTGGATGATATCTCTACAGATGGCCTTAACCTAATTGCGGAAATCAGACATATCTATGACAACTATGCTTTTGAAACTCAGATTTTGGCTGCTTCTATCCGTCACACCATGCACGTTATTGATTGTGCTAAAGTTGGTGCAGATGTTATGACCAGTGGGTTGTCTTCTATTACAGGTCTTCTAAAGCACCCATTAACAGATAGTGGTTTAGAGAAGTTCTTAGCGGATTATGCTAAAGGAAATTAA